From a single Populus trichocarpa isolate Nisqually-1 chromosome 17, P.trichocarpa_v4.1, whole genome shotgun sequence genomic region:
- the LOC112325705 gene encoding uncharacterized protein LOC112325705: protein MSKTADKVFEMLDAIVERIGEENVVQVVTDNAANYKLMTMFTSKQWSSCRFARIEEGKRIQNYVLDSRFWHDVTICIKAAFPLIKVLRLVDSDEKPAMERMAPNANKMCKIDLQLESFKDAKGLFDIEAAKTARDKKTPAQWWDSYGDECPELQRLAIRVLSLTCTSSGCERNWSAFEMGEKHSNIDLLGAIDSATRRQNGNEDESDEEEIPNDAEMESHGTEDDLEIQIDDIGVGTSSSTNAHNIGVDTSSDTNNPLNANDIDEWTLPKLAHKSISK from the exons ATGTCCAAGACTGCTGATAAGGTATTTGAGATGTTAGATGCCATTGTGGAGAGGATTGGGGAGGAAAATGTTGTCCAAGTAGTCACCgataatgctgcaaattataAG TTGATGACCATGTTTACTTCTAAACAGTGGAGTTCATGTAGGTTTGCAAGAATAGAAGAAGGGAAACGAattcaaaattatgttttggacAGCAGGTTTTGGCATGATGTTACTATATGTATTAAGGCAGCATTTCCTCTAATTAAAGTTCTTCGATTAGTTGATTCTGATGAGAAACCAGCTatgg AAAGGATGGCAcctaatgcaaataaaatgtgCAAAATTGACTTGCAACTTGAATCATTCAAGGATGCAAAAGGGTTGTTTGACATTGAGGCTGCCAAGACAGctagagataaaaaaactccAGCTCAATGGTGGGATTCTTATGGGGATGAATGTCCAGAATTACAAAGGCTTGCAATCCGAGTTCTAAGCTTGACTTGTACATCATCTGGATGTGAGCGTAATTGGAGTGCATTTGAAatg ggagaaaaacattcaaacatTGATTTGCTTGGTGCTATTGATAGTGCAACACGAAGACAAAATGGTAatgaagatgaaagtgatgaagaagaaattcctAATGATGCTGAAATGGAGAGTCATGGTACTGAAGATGATTTGgagattcaaattgatgatattggtgttggtactagtagcAGCACTAATGCTCATAATATTGGTGTTGATACTAGTAGTGACACTAATAATCCTCTTAatgctaatgatattgatgaat GGACATTGCCTAAACTAGCCCACAAGAGCATTTCTAAGTAA